agatctgTGTTAGCTTTATGTGGATTGccacattcatacatgcattGTATTTTATAAAGGGGTCCCAAACTACCTGttacaatgtactttgtattACTGGTAATAGAATTCTAAGCatacacaattttaaaaaatatgtaaattacacaaaacaaTGTGAGTGGCTTCAAGACAGATCTACAGTACAGATGgatatttgtacattaaaaTTGCTTTGTCATCAAAAAAAGATAATTACATACCTGCACAATGCAAAGGTGAAGTTCTTTGGCATCAAAAAAGGATTCATAGTAAGTAACTATGTGTGGATGTTTCAAATCAGACAAAATCCTACAAGgaagaaaattattttataactgAGTATGAAGACACGTTTCTATCTGTAGCATTTCATGACCCTCCTAAAACACCCGATTTTCTTCATGTCTGTAGCAAAGCAACGTACACAACGTCAACCAAATGGCAAGGATTGAGTAACATATTTGCAAGTCACAGAAAAAATCTGTTGCAATGTCTGTCAACATACCCATTTGGAATGTATTCAATACGTATGCAGTATATTTCAGTTTATAATTCCTATAAACACATCCATGTGAACTTTAAAGTGGCGTAAGCtaagtttataagctttttactcaagtgaaaatacttatagCTCGCGTAGCGGCTCAATGTCTAGTACGCATGcatgtcctatatactatgtgatGTTTTTTGGTGACTTTACCCAAGGATGCGTTGCAGCACAATGACTACGCCTGCgcattctatatactatgcgcattCACCACACAGAGggtgctatctacaatatcatcattaggcagccggtcacaaatgaatctaccctgcgcaagcttatgggctttgcctaattatgatattaaaatattaaaataataaccttgataaatctattttaaaatgattttaatgtcGATGTATGCCTTCTGTaacattataattgtcttctggcattgttagaacagttgattgcatagtactagggatttcttgaacatttttgatatgtatgataaattacgacatcagatcatttatgagttatatcttgaCATTTGGTTTGAGTTCATTTAATTGAAagtcatggttaagtatgctccagtaagtacaatactgtgagtgccttataaatatacaacataaactgcactgtaaactcagcttgtgtcccatTAAATGGACCACCCTTCATTTgaccccctccactgtctatgatttgacatacacacacacacacacacacacacacacacagtgacacacacatcGCGTATGTATTACGAGTTCTTCATAATTTCTCTGAACATATCCATGTGACATCCTTTCAtttgacatacacacatacacatactcacacacaaacaaacagacaccatttatgtatattatagtatacattaaaataacaaatatgcatggtatacaaacacacatagaTTAGACTCACAGGTAGCCATATGTTGATAACCTGATAAACATATCAAACCTTATGCCATTACATAGAATTGGTCTGGAAAAGTTCATAATTTAATAGTGTTGTGGTTTGATTTTTTATGTCAATTTATGTGAAGACTTTCCACATACTTACTTTGCTTCTCTCAGTACAGCATCTTTAGTTCTGGTCTTCTTCTTGTCATCCAGCTGTATTTTCTTTAAGGCTAATAACCTTTAtaacaaataacaacatttcattgctatggttacagctttattttaaatattacatgttcatttttgttttcatttttgttttgaatatttaggATTTTGTGTATCCATTAAAATGAAATCCTTTAAATTTATCTGTTATGAATGATGTGTGTCTGATTGACTGCGACTAAAATCCATTGAAAAGAATTCATGCATATGTTGGAATGTATTAAAAGTATGAAACAACCAACTTTTAAACTGTGAACCCAAATATCAGTGTTTagcatcattacatgtacatgtagctacaaACCTTTCCTTAgtgatgattgcacaatgtcacacaagctcaacaaatgaaGATTGTTCATTAaggtcaacccccccccccctccccctcgccctaaacaaacattcacaagaGCAACATCAAACGttcatatatgatgtaaactatgatgaaaactgtagtggtcagaCCACTACGATTGATGTAATGTAGAAACACGATtgtaaacacattcaaatattaCAAGAAACCCAGCACCGTATCTCATTAATAAGTTAATTAATTTGTCTTGCCTATTCAGCCAATACTATGCTTTAGTTTCCTTTACTTGTATGTCAAGACTAACTGATGCAACCTTCCACTACTACATGTTGTTGTATACAACTTACTTTTTATGTGTTGCACTTCTTACTAAGTACACATCACCGCCTGTTCCATGTCCAAGTGTGGTTACGATGTCATAGTTCTCCATAGCTTCTAACTTCTATTGCATGTTACTGACTGGTGTATTTCATATGACAATGCTGGTTTTATCAAATTACATCATGTCTGTGTAGCCAGGTTTTCTGTGAGGCACAAAATGTtacttttttgttaaaaatcaaAGCTGGTATTTGTGAAAAGAGAAGAATTGGCGAACTTTACTTTGGGTTATTTAACTGCCTggttttaattcaattttatgaCCAAGTAACACTATCAGAAAATGAACATAGAAGTCGGAAATACAGTCTTCTCTACTAGAGAATTTTTCATCACAATTTTTAAAAGGAACATTAATATACAACTCAGCTGATCAGGTAGATTCTATAGAGTTTTATATCTCTAACAAATATCTGTACAAGatatgtttgtaatataaatatataataacatgGTCTACGATTTCCCTCGTAATGTATTAATTCTACATCAAAGCTAAAACTATATGTATGCACGCATGGAAGTATAATatagtgggttatacttccatgatgaacAAGGCCAGGCCATGGAGGTACAACTTACACGAAACTGACTCGGATGTTtatgaatacaatgtattgCTTTGTCGTTACATATATGGGTTAGaatgttgaacaaaaatataaaggCAACCAAAGATAGGTTGAAATACTGCTGTTATTGTTGCACCACATTTTGACGTCCTTTCGTTTTAGGTTACGGGGTCATGAAGTGCATGTTGCAGTAGCCCCCTTCACACCtttgtatgtgttgtttacGTTCATAGTGTACACAGTCGAGCCTACATGTCGACACTGCAAAGGTCAACGAACAGGTGATCACAGATGCACGATCAGTATGAAAAGATCACCGTGCTTTCACTGAAACAATAAAGATGCCAGAATTAACTGATTCACTTACTTTTACTGCGCGTACGCGCAcctaaaaataatatttggCTATCGAGACATAGCAACGCGTAATCGGATTCCCCTGTTTAGGGACAGGAACCAGTTCATCATTACTAATTTTAGACGAATGCGAGTACTATATTTATAGTTTGTTAATTCGAGTACTAATTTCATTTATACAGATTTTAAATAGTattgattttgtattttgtaatatgcaaactttaaattattttatatgtcATTTCACTTCATACGTTAGATGAAAAATGCAGGAAAAGCTGAACAAATATAATCTTGATCAATCTGTACCAATGGAAGAAGTGTACTACAAATGTAACGATGTATCTGTGGTCAAAAATGGCGAACACTCCTGTGGTGAGATTGTCTTTCGTGCGcttttttgtacatttacaatgtattctTGATGTAATTGTGTAATGTAGAGTATTCCTTCTAATTTACCGATGTACTGTTCATCTCCTTTTCATTTTAGACACCGGGATCAAGCCTGCAACCCAACAAAACCTGgggtatgtatatttatacttcTCTTTAAAAAGATTTGCATACAAATGATCCGAATCGTCTATTTGTGAAGTTAAAAACAGACAGAGGAGTCTATGTGGTGAGGATACAGCGATAGAAGCACAGAAATTATGGTGTGGCTGTTAGTCGTTGTCTGCCAACGTAGTTGGCTAATACAGCGTGCATTGTTTTTCGACGCTGccttatattttcatattacgAATCCGATAAACAgagtcaatattatcgatattgcTATATATCATATGCTAATGATCGTCCtgttttgataaatatgttGTCACTTGCCGCCTTGCGTTGTTATCATCTAGTTTCAACCTATAAATCACCACTGACAGTAGTAATATCTGTAAACTATATAATCCAGTTAGTGTGTTGCAAAATCCTTTCTGTACATCATTTCGTGTTTTTAATGAAGGCATTGTGAGATGGGGAGATCGACACAAGGTGAGCCAAACAGGAAATGCCTCATTTGTatagatgataaaataaaaacaacaaaaatgaaagaatttttaCCGAcactgtaaaatacattattttttactGAGTATTTAGTATGCTAGACTACTGATGTTATGAGATTAAATGAAAACCCCAGtgaatttttttacaattttgaatgtGTTCAAATGTTATGTTTGACTTTTTCAAATAAGTCACAGCCAAAAAATTGCAACCTCTCATTAGTTGAATcctttgaaaatatataaaatacatttagtAGCAAGGATACaggttttcaatttttgtttttgtacctcATTAGTGTGTACCATAATCCATGTCAAGCTACTGATATTGATTTCAATTAAGTCATTGGATGACCCAGGAAATGTTCTACATTTTAGTGACTGAGTgccaaatattgttttcaagaATTTTGAGGATTGAACCACTTGGCTCTGTAATGGCCCAGAAAATGCTGTTTTGATTCAGTGCTTTACAGTGAATCACTTCCTGAAAATACCGAGTTGTGTGCATACTGTAAACTTATTGTAGATCATTCAATATATTCAagtagtacaatacaatacaatacaatacaataaaacttTATTGATCCTTGTCAGGAAATTATAGTGTCTgccataaaaacaaaaacaatttaaaacgagtagataaaaacaataaaacgaGCACACAAAAACCCCCCAAAAACAAGACTTTCACAATCAAAACACGTACATAACCAGGATAACAGAATGACGATATTAACCagtaaattgtacatttgatgCTTTAGAACTCAGTCTGTATGAACTTCATCGTACACCTCAAGAAGCTATTACTGATGGTACAGAGATAGCAGTATCACCACGTAGTCTACACAGTGAATTGATGTGTCCAATATGCTTAGATATGCTGAAAAATACAATGACAACCAAGGAATGTTTACATCGCTTTTGTCAAGAGTGTATCACCACTGCCCTCAGAAGTGGGTAAGtacaaattattacatttcTGACATGATTACAGGAACAACTATGTGAGCTGATTTTTTTGTCAGATGAcagttttaaaagaaattaccAAGCTTTTTAAACTCCAATTTCTCTATTGGAACAAATATTCtctttttataatttatattttattttctattcattTCTGTTATACTCATTGAAGGCATGTATGTTAATTATAGTTATCTAGTAAGCAAACTCTATTAATATCCCAGAAATGTAAGGTTTCCTGGTAAAACATAAAATAAGTCTTCTGTTCCGGTCATCATGGCAGTGCACAAAATACCATCAAGGATTGGTGATGAGGTAATTGAGCGAGTTAGAGTGATTGCACCATAATACCAGTACATAAAAGGTTACAGTTGCTAGGACTTCAATATTGATAGCATTTTTTGTACCTTAAGGtaacattgtatttcattgaaatataacTTACAGttacacatgtatgtttatcttgTTTGCAGCAATAAAGAATGCCCTACATGTAGAAAGAAGCTGGTGTCTCGTCGATCCTTGCGACCCGATCCCAACTTTGATGCTTTGatatctaaaatatatccaaGTCGAGATGAATATGAGGCACAACAGGTAGGGTAATTTGTCAGATTTTTATTgacatgttttgaatttttcatgtAAATAGAAGAGTATTAGAAATCATAATATTATAGTGTGATGTCAAATTCAGGGTAATACATTACATTTCGTAAAAAAACCCATCACTTTTTGGTAATGACgtcagtatatattatatttataaccCACATTATCCACCTCAGCCAACATCTTTTGAAGACTTTGAGGTAGTACCTGATGAGTACAGTTTGAATTAcattatatatctatatttctTTGCAGGAAAAATTGCTGGCAAGATTGAGTAAGCATCAtaatcaacaagctttacaaaACAGTATAGAAGAAGGTTTAAAAATCCAAGCCATCAACAGAGCCCAGAGAGTGGTATGTACTTTCATTATCAATTTAATCTTTTGTGTACTCTGAGacaattgaaacattttttcatGCACATGTCTGTTTTCACCCTCTTTTTCTTCCTGATGtctttatattttgttattgtatgcaGTTTCAAGATCTGATTTATTGGCTGAAACTTTCcaaaataaaaccaaattataataatgataatggtgtaattttgttcttttaatattttttttaattaattaaagcTTGTGAAATATCAAGAAATCATTCTTTGTCTGTGAATGATTCAATGGAAGGGATACCGTGTGTAGAAGATATAAAGATTTTGCATTTCTCCTACCAGTACACAATGAATTGAAAATCATCCTAAGATAACCAAGGCATTATTTTTCAGCCAATCTGGATAAATTTTGTATTCGTTTTACATTAAATTAGAAAACATTTTAAATGCAAGTTTTATCAGAAATGTTAACAATTCCTTTGTTTTCAGTATCAGTTTTTGAGTGTTGATTGTGTAAAGCTCAGTGCATTTTACTGTGATATTTCTGTCTCTTTTATAGCGAAAGCAACCAGTTGAAGAAAATAACCATAATCATGATCATGAACATGAACACGAACATGAACATGAGCACGAACATGAAAATGGAAATGGACAGGAAAATGAGAATGGTGGACATGAGAGCCCACCACCACAAGGAGTTGCAGCTGTTGGTGTTACTGGTTGTGATGAAGCATCAGAACAACACCAACCAAAGAAACCTAAAACAGCATCAGATGAATCAGGACCTGAAGCTGATGACTCTGTTGGAGAAGGATGCTCAGAAGTTACAGAATCTATCAATGTAAGTACTGATAAAGTTTACCATTGACATATATAACCTGGAATAAATGTCAAACTTCTCATGTACCCAATCAAATTATTAGATTATTTAGGTACATGACAAATTCAATGTTTATTACAATTAGTTGCCTGTCTAAAATAACAGCACAAGTGTGACTCATGACAACTGTTGAACTTCTAAAGTCTTGAATCTAATTCTAAATATTAAACCATGATTCAGTGCACCTGTCATTCACAGTCATGTCATATTCAAACGTATTGGCAGCAACATCAAGATTATGCATCAATCTTAAAATTAACTTCATCTTCCTTTTTTGTACTGAAATAGCATGATGCCTTGACATTTCTTTCTTCCATGATTTTGTGTGTCAACAACAGTTCCACCATATGATTTGACCCCTAAGCATGCCATACACCACTAGACCCTCTAAgccatttgtttttgtatttaattcAACAGATTGAATTTGATGTCTATTCTGTGTCGTAtttaatattgtacatgttaacttcAGTACAAACAGATGAGGTGCATGAGAAGTTTGATATTTATTCCAGGCCTTAAGTTAGACACAGTTAACAACTAATTGCATGTAGTGTTTTTGTGTATACAGTAATAGCCCCAATGTAAGTACTGGTGAAgtcaaacattttcaaagttaTCAATATTACTTACTGCACGATAAAGATATGTTACAAAATTTCACAAATGTCATTCACCTTTACTAAGATTCAGCAGATTCAAGAGATCTTTTGCTTAGAATTTATTCCAGGTAAATAATTAACTGGTAGAAATTTGACTTTGAAGGGACTTCTCGTATTGTAGGGATACAAACTATTTGATTTAACTGTGAATGATAACTATAGTGATTTATATGTCATATTGTACAGACACACTATTCTGACAATCAAGGTCTTGGTTCactgaaatagacacaaactaaaactattgttgttcaatgtggtagattacacaagtgggtgatagtggtgccTCTGTTGTGGGAATCttatcaccctgtgatcaagatagtgtaaacattggaagccCCCCAAAATGTACCCTGCAAGATCACAGAAGTCATCAGAaacgccaccctactgtgagtacaattaaaccaacgtccattcaatcaCTTATATattgtatcaacatgtcacaacaatagttttagtttgtttctaTCTTTGTAAACCGAGACCTCAATTGCCAGGCATCTTATAATTTCTTGAGGATCTTGATTACTATTATTTATAGCAGTACAGTGTAATAGTCAGTCCTATAAGCATGTTATTTATGCCCATATGATCAGTTTTCTGTatttggaaatacatgtatattactttGTTAGCCCAACTTTTAAAGCTGGCACACAAGAATAAAACCAGAACCTGGTAATGTTATATTTATAGCAGCAAAGGGCTTTGACCCATGATTAGAGCCACTCCCAAACAAGAATATAACAGTCTATTGGTTGTTTGATAAATAGttgcattttcattttgtgGTTAGGTGCAAAATTAGATTAATATCGTGAAATTGTATTTGTGTTGTTGCAGGAAATAGA
This region of Glandiceps talaboti chromosome 4, keGlaTala1.1, whole genome shotgun sequence genomic DNA includes:
- the LOC144433851 gene encoding E3 ubiquitin-protein ligase RING2-like isoform X2, with product MANTPVTPGSSLQPNKTWELSLYELHRTPQEAITDGTEIAVSPRSLHSELMCPICLDMLKNTMTTKECLHRFCQECITTALRSGNKECPTCRKKLVSRRSLRPDPNFDALISKIYPSRDEYEAQQEKLLARLSKHHNQQALQNSIEEGLKIQAINRAQRVRKQPVEENNHNHDHEHEHEHEHEHEHENGNGQENENGGHESPPPQGVAAVGVTGCDEASEQHQPKKPKTASDESGPEADDSVGEGCSEVTESINEIELVFKPHPDEEEAASEPTSSQTRFIKTTANATIDHLAKYLAMRMALENVRDSDSMNGDGPPQDDSDFTIYIASTPGQYTDLNGSMTLDQVNERYWKVNKPLEMFYSWKKQS
- the LOC144433851 gene encoding E3 ubiquitin-protein ligase RING2-like isoform X1 encodes the protein MANTPVTPGSSLQPNKTWELSLYELHRTPQEAITDGTEIAVSPRSLHSELMCPICLDMLKNTMTTKECLHRFCQECITTALRSGNKECPTCRKKLVSRRSLRPDPNFDALISKIYPSRDEYEAQQEKLLARLSKHHNQQALQNSIEEGLKIQAINRAQRVRKQPVEENNHNHDHEHEHEHEHEHEHENGNGQENENGGHESPPPQGVAAVGVTGCDEASEQHQPKKPKTASDESGPEADDSVGEGCSEVTESINITQVGDSGASVVGILSPCDQDSVNIGSPPKCTLQDHRSHQKRHPTEIELVFKPHPDEEEAASEPTSSQTRFIKTTANATIDHLAKYLAMRMALENVRDSDSMNGDGPPQDDSDFTIYIASTPGQYTDLNGSMTLDQVNERYWKVNKPLEMFYSWKKQS